GCAAAAGGCCCTGGAAAAGATGGTGCCAAAAAGGGCGCTGGAGATCAACCTGAAGGCCTTTGCCATGGGCCGGGAACTCTAGGAGGTCGTACGCGTGGCCAACTATTTCAATGAAGAGTTTGAAACCCTGCCCCGTGCAGCCCTGGAGGCGCTTCAACTGAAACGTCTACAGGCAACGGTTGCTCGGGTATATGCTAACGTGCCGTTTTATAAACAGTCCTTTGATGCTGCCGGTATCAAGCCTGAAGACATCAGGAGCCTGACTGACCTGCAGCGTCTGCCCTTTACCACCAAGCAGAATATGCGTGACTCTTATCCCTATGGTCTGTTTGCAGCCCCCATGGAAGAGATTGTCAGGATTCATGCTTCATCCGGCACCACCGGCAAACCAACGGTGGTGGGCTACACCCAGAAGGATATTGAGACCTGGTCTGAGCTGATGGCCCGTTCCTTTATGGCTGCCGGCGCCCACAAGGGGGACATCATCCACAATGCCTATGGGTATGGCCTGTTTACCGGCGGTCTGGGGGCCCACTACGGTGCTGAAAAACTGGGTGCGTCGGTTATTCCGATCTCCGGCGGCAATACCAAGCGTCAGATCATGATCATGCAGGATTTCGGCTCCACCGTGCTGACCTGTACCCCGTCCTATTCGCTCTATCTGGCTGAAGAAGCCGCTGCAGAAGGGGTGGATATCAAATCTTCAAAGTTGCGGGTTGGTATCTTTGGTGCCGAGCCCTGGTCTGAGGCGATGCGGGGCGAGATTGAGGCCAATCTTGGTCTGGATGCGATTGACATTTACGGCCTGTCAGAGATCATGGGGCCCGGGGTGGCGATTGAGTGCATCGAAGAGAAGCATGGCCTGCATATCTGGGAAGATCATTTTATCCCTGAGATCATCAACCCTGAGACCGGCCAGCCGGTGGCTGAAGGGGAAAAGGGTGAGCTGGTCATCACCACCATCACCAAGCAGGGAATTCCGCTGATTCGTTACCGTACCCGCGATATCACCAGCATCAGTTACGCCCCCTGCGCCTGCGGCCGAACCCATGGCCGGATTGCCCGGATGAGTGGCCGTTCCGATGATATGCTGATCATCCGCGGCGTGAATGTGTTCCCGTCCCAGATCGAGTCTATTCTGGTAAGGATTGAAGGGGTTGAGCCCCACTATCTGCTGATTGTTGATCGCAAGGATAACCTGGATACCCTTGAGGTACAGGTTGAGGTGGATGAACGGATCTTCTCTGATGAAATCAAGGTGTTGCAGACCCTTGCCCGGCGGATTGAGAAAGAGATCAAGGATATGCTTGGGGTCACCTGTACCGTCAAGCTGGTGGAGCCCAAGACTATCCAACGTAGTGAAGGTAAGGCGCAGCGTGTGCGCGATAATCGGAAACTGTAGGAGGAGAAACCATGAAAGTTGAACAGATCTCCATCTTTATAGAAAACAAGTCCGGTCGTTTGGCCGAGATCACCCGTATTTTGGGTGAGGCAGGCATCAACATTCGTGCCCTGTCTCTGGCTGATACCTCTGATTTCGGGATTCTGCGTCTGATTGTGAATGAGGTTGAAAAGGCCAAGGCGGTGCTGAAGGAAAAAGGGTTTACCGTCTCAAAAACTGAAGTGGTGGCGGTTGAAGTACCGGACCAGCCCGGCGGTCTGTCCACCATCCTGCAGGCCCTTGACCGTGATAATACCAATGTAGAGTATATGTATGCCTTTGTGGAGCGTTGTGGCGGCAATGCGGTAATTATCTTCCGCTTTGACGAGACGGATAAGGCGATTGCCACGCTGACTGCCAATAATTTTAATATCCTTGCAGGTGAGCAACTCTATTCAATGTAGTTTAACAGGGGGAGAGTATGAAAAAGCTGGTGATGGTCTGTAGTCTGGCAGCAATGCTGCTCTGCAGCGCAACAATGGCCCTGGCAGCCGGTACAATCAAGATCGGTGGTCTGTTCAGCGTGACCGGTCCGGCATCATTTCTGGGTGAGCCGGAAAAGAAAACCCTTGAAATGCTGGTGGCGGATCTGAACGCCAAGGGTGGCATCAATGGCCAGAAGCTTGAGGCAGTGATCTATGACACCGCCGGTGACGCCACCAAGGCGGTACAACTGGCCACCAAGCTGATCAAGAATGACAAGGTGGTTGCCATTATCGGACCCAGCACCACCGGTGAATCGATGGCTGTGCTGGCCCTGACCGAGAAAGAGAAGATTCCTCTGATTTCCTGCGCAGCCGGCATCAAGATCACCGAGCCTGCCAAGGATCGTAAGTTCACTTTCAAGACCCCGGCCAATGACCATGTGGCCGTGGAAAAAATCCTGCAGTATGCTGCCAGGGTCAAGCAGAAGAACCTGGCTATTCTCACGGTTACAGACGGGTTCGGTGCATCAGGCCGTGAACAGCTGAAGGTCTCTGCTGCTCAAAAGGGTTTCAAGGTTGTTGCTGATGAAACCTATGGCCCCAAAGACACCGACATGACCCCGCAGCTGACCAAGATCCGTTCCAGCAAGGCTGATGCCATCATCTGCTGGGGCACCAACCCCGGTCCTGCCATTATCACCAAAAACATCAAACAGCTGGGGATCAAGACCCCGGTTTATATGAGCCATGGTGTCGCCTCCAAGAAATATATCGAACTGGCCAGCCCGGCTGCAGCGGAAGGAATCATGCTGCCTGCAGGAAAACTTGCCGTGTATGATGTGCTGCCTAAAAACGATCCGCAACAGAAGCTGCTGAGAGAGTATGATGCTGCCTACAAAAAGACCCACGGCGTTGAGGCTTCTACCTTTGGCGGCTACGCTTATGACGCTTTCCTGCTGGTAACCAACGCCATCAGGACCAAGGGGGCAACCCCGGCCCAGATCCGTGATGGCTTGGAGCAGACCAAAAAGCTGGTCAGCGTATCCGGTGTTTTTAATATGTCCGCCAATGACCACAATGGCCTGGACCTGTCAGCCTTTGAAATGGTAAAGATTCACAAAGGCGATTGGTCCATACTGAAATAAAGGAGATACCAGCATGGGTTTTCGATTTACGACTCTGACAACTGCGGCGCTGCTGCTTCTTAGCGCGTCTCTTTCCTTTGCTGCCGGCACCATCAAGATCGGTGGTCTCTTTTCTGTGACCGGTCCTCCTGCCTTTCTGGGGGAGCCGGAGCGTAACACTGCCAGGATGGTGGTTGACAGCATCAACAAGGCAGGCGGCATTAAAGGACAGAAGCTGGAACTGGTGGTGTATGATACTGCCGGTGATGCCACCAAGGCGGTCCAGATGGCAACCAAGCTGATCAAGGATGACAAGGTTATTGCCATTATTGGCCCCAGCACCACTGGTGAAAGTATGGCGGTGATCCCGGTTGCTGAACGGGAGCGGGTACCGCTGATCTCCTGTGCAGCAGGCAGCAAGATTACTGACCCGGTCAAACGCTATGTCTTCAAGACTGCCCAGAATGACGGACTGGCAGTGGCAAAGATCTATGAATACCTGCAGAAGCACAAGCAGAGCAAGGTTGCTATCCTGACTGTTTCTGATGGTTTTGGCGCTTCAGGACGGGAGCAGTTAAAGTCTCTGGCAGGCAAATTTGGCATGCAGATTGTGGTGGATGATACCTATGGCCCCAAAGATACGGATATGACCTCACAATTGACCAAGATTCGCGGTTCACAGGCCCAGGTGTTGATTGTCTGGGGAACTAATCCCGGTCCGGCAGTGATTGCCAAAAACGCCAGGCAGCTTGGGCTTAAACTGCCGCTTTACATGAGCCACGGTGTTTCCTCCAAGAAGTTCATTGCCCTGGCTGGTGACGCAGCAGAAGGTGTGAAGCTGCCATCCGGCAAGGTGATTGTCTCAGATGTGCTGCCCAAGAATGATCCTCAAAAGGGTTCACTTCTGGCATACGTCAAGGATTATCAAAAACATTTCAAGGCTGAAGGTGACCACTTTGGCGGCCATGCCTGGGATGGGGTGATGCTGGTCAAGGCAGCCATTGAGAAGGGTGGGGCAACCACTGAAGGAATCCGTGCCGGCCTGGAAGGGCTCAAGGATTTCCATGGTATTGGCGGTACCTTTAACTTTTCAGCAGGGGATCACGCCGGTCTGAACAAAGATGCCTTTATTATGGTGGAGATCAAGAACAAGGATTGGGTGATCGCCAAGTAGAAACAAACTTTTTCCGCCCTGAGCCAGTCGCACGTCAGTGTGGCTTGTGCGGCGTACTCCATTGTACGCCTCCGCGCCAAACATTGGTTGCCTGACTCAGAAGGAAAATATGTTTCTTGATGACTTTATTGCAATACACATCAT
Above is a window of Trichlorobacter lovleyi SZ DNA encoding:
- a CDS encoding ABC transporter substrate-binding protein, with protein sequence MKKLVMVCSLAAMLLCSATMALAAGTIKIGGLFSVTGPASFLGEPEKKTLEMLVADLNAKGGINGQKLEAVIYDTAGDATKAVQLATKLIKNDKVVAIIGPSTTGESMAVLALTEKEKIPLISCAAGIKITEPAKDRKFTFKTPANDHVAVEKILQYAARVKQKNLAILTVTDGFGASGREQLKVSAAQKGFKVVADETYGPKDTDMTPQLTKIRSSKADAIICWGTNPGPAIITKNIKQLGIKTPVYMSHGVASKKYIELASPAAAEGIMLPAGKLAVYDVLPKNDPQQKLLREYDAAYKKTHGVEASTFGGYAYDAFLLVTNAIRTKGATPAQIRDGLEQTKKLVSVSGVFNMSANDHNGLDLSAFEMVKIHKGDWSILK
- a CDS encoding phenylacetate--CoA ligase family protein, which produces MANYFNEEFETLPRAALEALQLKRLQATVARVYANVPFYKQSFDAAGIKPEDIRSLTDLQRLPFTTKQNMRDSYPYGLFAAPMEEIVRIHASSGTTGKPTVVGYTQKDIETWSELMARSFMAAGAHKGDIIHNAYGYGLFTGGLGAHYGAEKLGASVIPISGGNTKRQIMIMQDFGSTVLTCTPSYSLYLAEEAAAEGVDIKSSKLRVGIFGAEPWSEAMRGEIEANLGLDAIDIYGLSEIMGPGVAIECIEEKHGLHIWEDHFIPEIINPETGQPVAEGEKGELVITTITKQGIPLIRYRTRDITSISYAPCACGRTHGRIARMSGRSDDMLIIRGVNVFPSQIESILVRIEGVEPHYLLIVDRKDNLDTLEVQVEVDERIFSDEIKVLQTLARRIEKEIKDMLGVTCTVKLVEPKTIQRSEGKAQRVRDNRKL
- a CDS encoding ABC transporter substrate-binding protein, with protein sequence MGFRFTTLTTAALLLLSASLSFAAGTIKIGGLFSVTGPPAFLGEPERNTARMVVDSINKAGGIKGQKLELVVYDTAGDATKAVQMATKLIKDDKVIAIIGPSTTGESMAVIPVAERERVPLISCAAGSKITDPVKRYVFKTAQNDGLAVAKIYEYLQKHKQSKVAILTVSDGFGASGREQLKSLAGKFGMQIVVDDTYGPKDTDMTSQLTKIRGSQAQVLIVWGTNPGPAVIAKNARQLGLKLPLYMSHGVSSKKFIALAGDAAEGVKLPSGKVIVSDVLPKNDPQKGSLLAYVKDYQKHFKAEGDHFGGHAWDGVMLVKAAIEKGGATTEGIRAGLEGLKDFHGIGGTFNFSAGDHAGLNKDAFIMVEIKNKDWVIAK
- a CDS encoding ACT domain-containing protein yields the protein MKVEQISIFIENKSGRLAEITRILGEAGINIRALSLADTSDFGILRLIVNEVEKAKAVLKEKGFTVSKTEVVAVEVPDQPGGLSTILQALDRDNTNVEYMYAFVERCGGNAVIIFRFDETDKAIATLTANNFNILAGEQLYSM